The Croceicoccus marinus genome contains a region encoding:
- a CDS encoding YsnF/AvaK domain-containing protein yields the protein MRHDTRYEHLDSLDNYELEHESQDIRGRPLVSPTGEKYGIITDLLVGRDKNRVEAVRLEDGRCCAVGPLEIHDDAVVYGEASMAHAKEGGAAVSEEVIPVVEERVAIGKRTADHGKSIGVRSRVVSDTVSEDVALRDETVSVDTREVDRRVSGREADKLLDGKTVTMTEHDEELVVAKDAVVTDEVVLKKTGKDRVEHVEETVRHTEVDVDKNANDSRGRDRR from the coding sequence ATGCGTCATGACACACGCTACGAACATCTCGACTCGCTTGACAATTACGAACTCGAGCACGAATCGCAGGATATCCGTGGCCGTCCGCTGGTCAGCCCGACCGGCGAGAAATACGGCATCATTACCGACCTGCTCGTTGGTAGGGACAAGAACCGCGTCGAGGCGGTTCGCCTGGAAGACGGCCGTTGTTGCGCCGTCGGCCCGCTGGAAATCCATGATGACGCCGTTGTCTATGGCGAGGCATCGATGGCCCATGCCAAGGAAGGCGGCGCCGCAGTTTCCGAGGAAGTCATTCCCGTGGTCGAGGAACGCGTCGCAATCGGCAAGCGCACCGCTGACCATGGCAAGTCCATCGGCGTAAGGTCGCGGGTCGTGTCCGATACCGTGTCCGAAGACGTCGCTTTGCGCGACGAGACGGTCAGCGTCGACACCCGCGAAGTGGACCGCCGCGTCTCGGGCCGCGAAGCCGACAAGCTGCTCGACGGCAAGACGGTGACCATGACCGAGCATGACGAGGAACTCGTCGTCGCCAAGGATGCGGTCGTCACCGACGAGGTCGTGCTGAAGAAGACCGGCAAGGACCGCGTCGAGCATGTCGAGGAAACCGTGCGCCACACGGAAGTCGACGTCGACAAGAATGCGAACGACAGCCGGGGCCGCGACCGCCGCTGA
- a CDS encoding ferritin-like domain-containing protein — MSAAKTLDDLYLDELQHLLSANDQMRQIVRLMAARVRGEDLAGMLSDAVQGIGNHMIVLERLIEGCDIAEFGGERCKGMEGLVEEAREHVLADDIGDDLRAISAIAQFRRMSHYGIAGFGTAKDLAETLGRDRDAVWLGEMLDDICGADRCAIELARSSVGALP; from the coding sequence ATGAGCGCTGCGAAGACCCTCGACGATCTCTATCTCGACGAACTTCAACATCTCCTGTCAGCCAATGACCAGATGAGACAGATCGTGAGGCTGATGGCGGCAAGGGTTCGCGGCGAAGATCTGGCGGGCATGCTTTCGGACGCGGTGCAAGGCATCGGCAATCACATGATCGTGCTCGAGCGGTTGATCGAAGGTTGCGACATTGCCGAGTTTGGCGGGGAACGATGCAAGGGCATGGAGGGCCTTGTCGAGGAAGCCCGCGAGCATGTGCTGGCAGACGACATCGGCGACGACTTGCGCGCCATAAGCGCGATCGCACAGTTCAGGCGGATGAGCCACTACGGCATTGCAGGCTTTGGCACCGCCAAGGACCTGGCCGAAACACTGGGCAGGGACCGCGACGCCGTCTGGCTGGGCGAGATGCTGGACGACATTTGCGGTGCGGACAGATGCGCGATCGAATTGGCACGTTCTTCCGTTGGTGCCCTGCCGTAA
- a CDS encoding Crp/Fnr family transcriptional regulator: MQNAFVRNLSRRVQLSNDDVGLIEAACSTARRLPPKMDLICEGDRPGPVFLFLEGWGCRYKILPEGTRQILAFMLPGDFCDMHTNVLDEMDHSIATVTSALVATIERPRLDNVMESSPAITRAFWMMQLVDLGVARSWIASMGRRSSEARVAHLMCEMYFRLKSTEQVDEDACAMPLSQILLADALGMTPVHLNRVLREFRKRGVMYLTKGTLVIADIRELIRIAGFDDTYLHRRLNEAA; this comes from the coding sequence TTGCAAAACGCCTTTGTCAGAAACCTGTCCCGGCGCGTTCAGCTTTCGAACGATGATGTGGGCCTGATAGAGGCAGCCTGTTCGACCGCCCGCCGCCTGCCCCCGAAGATGGATCTGATCTGCGAGGGCGACCGGCCCGGCCCGGTCTTCCTGTTCCTTGAAGGGTGGGGTTGCCGCTACAAGATCCTGCCCGAAGGTACGCGCCAGATCCTGGCGTTCATGCTCCCCGGCGATTTCTGCGACATGCACACGAATGTCCTGGACGAGATGGATCATTCGATCGCGACGGTAACCTCTGCGCTGGTCGCAACCATAGAGCGCCCCCGGCTGGATAATGTGATGGAGAGCAGTCCGGCGATCACGCGGGCATTCTGGATGATGCAACTGGTCGATCTGGGCGTGGCGCGATCGTGGATCGCCAGCATGGGGCGGCGGTCCAGCGAAGCGCGTGTCGCCCATTTGATGTGCGAGATGTATTTCAGGCTGAAATCGACCGAGCAGGTAGACGAAGACGCTTGCGCCATGCCGCTAAGCCAGATCCTTCTGGCCGATGCGCTGGGCATGACACCGGTCCATCTGAACCGTGTGCTGCGCGAATTCAGGAAGCGCGGCGTGATGTATCTGACCAAGGGCACCCTGGTCATTGCCGACATCAGGGAATTGATCCGAATCGCCGGTTTCGACGATACCTATCTGCATCGCCGATTGAACGAGGCGGCGTGA
- a CDS encoding fatty acid desaturase yields MARSDDDAVFMKELARQLSAYARPATFRSVFELVLTLSLFVGLWAAIYVGLQAGYWAAYVLSIPAAGLMLRLFIIQHDCGHGAFFASKRANDRVGAVLGVMTLTPYAVWKKAHARHHATSGNLARRGTGDIDTYTVAEYRSMSRIRRFAYRSYRHPAVMFGIGPAFLFLFRNRLPVGDMKGGWKPWISAMGTNGAIVVLIVLMSLLLGVEAVFLIHFPIILLAASFGVWLFFVQHQFEETHWSDDDDWSFHTAAIRGSSFYALPRALHWLSGNIGYHHIHHLVSRIPFYRLPQVMKDHPVLGEMGTVTIRQSVSGIRLALWDEERQRLISFRTAKRLETARS; encoded by the coding sequence ATGGCCCGTTCCGACGACGACGCGGTCTTCATGAAGGAACTGGCCAGGCAGCTGTCGGCCTATGCCCGGCCCGCCACGTTTCGCAGCGTTTTCGAACTTGTCCTGACGCTGTCCCTGTTCGTTGGCCTGTGGGCCGCGATCTATGTCGGCCTGCAGGCAGGCTATTGGGCTGCCTATGTTCTTTCCATTCCGGCGGCTGGCTTGATGCTGCGGCTTTTCATCATCCAGCATGATTGCGGCCACGGCGCCTTTTTCGCCAGCAAGCGCGCGAACGACCGGGTCGGGGCCGTGCTGGGCGTGATGACGCTGACGCCCTATGCGGTCTGGAAAAAGGCCCATGCGCGGCACCATGCGACCTCTGGCAATCTGGCGCGGCGCGGGACTGGCGATATCGACACCTATACCGTGGCGGAATATCGGTCGATGTCGCGCATTCGGCGCTTTGCCTATCGTAGCTACCGCCATCCCGCGGTGATGTTCGGGATCGGGCCGGCGTTCCTGTTTCTGTTCCGCAACCGATTGCCGGTGGGCGACATGAAGGGTGGGTGGAAGCCGTGGATCAGCGCCATGGGCACCAATGGCGCGATCGTCGTCCTTATCGTGCTGATGTCGCTGCTGCTGGGGGTCGAGGCGGTTTTCCTGATCCATTTCCCGATCATCCTGCTTGCGGCATCGTTCGGCGTCTGGCTGTTCTTCGTCCAGCACCAGTTCGAGGAAACCCACTGGTCGGACGATGACGACTGGAGCTTTCACACCGCTGCGATACGCGGCAGTTCCTTTTACGCCCTGCCGCGCGCGCTGCACTGGCTCAGCGGAAATATCGGCTATCACCACATCCATCATCTTGTCAGCCGCATACCGTTCTATCGGCTGCCGCAGGTCATGAAGGATCACCCCGTGCTGGGCGAAATGGGCACGGTCACGATCCGCCAGAGCGTTAGCGGCATTAGGCTCGCGCTATGGGACGAGGAACGGCAGCGGCTGATATCGTTCCGGACCGCCAAGAGGTTGGAAACCGCCCGTTCCTGA
- a CDS encoding Crp/Fnr family transcriptional regulator, with product MSNRFLDKLLTFGTLDAETASAVEAATSQPRSLPAKHDLIREGDRPGPVFVVLEGWACRYKILPSGTRQILAFLMPGDCCDLHIGLLAEMDHGIQTVTSARVATISRELMDELMDHHPSFERAMYITQLVDEGTMRSWITSMGRRTSIERVAHLMCELYLRGRHIGLSDAPHFALPLSQIMLADALGMTPVHLNRVLKELRLHGAMALKRGSLSITDPAKLTRIAGFDDNYLHRHLRGAG from the coding sequence ATGTCCAATCGCTTTCTCGATAAGCTCCTCACATTCGGCACGCTCGATGCCGAGACGGCCAGCGCGGTCGAGGCTGCGACGTCGCAGCCAAGATCGCTGCCGGCCAAGCACGATCTGATCCGCGAGGGGGACCGCCCGGGCCCCGTGTTCGTGGTTCTCGAAGGGTGGGCTTGCCGTTACAAGATACTGCCGAGCGGAACGCGGCAGATCCTGGCGTTTCTGATGCCGGGCGATTGCTGCGATCTGCATATCGGCCTGCTGGCGGAAATGGACCACGGCATCCAGACCGTCACCTCCGCCAGGGTCGCGACAATCTCCCGGGAATTGATGGACGAACTGATGGACCATCACCCCTCGTTCGAGCGGGCCATGTATATCACCCAGCTTGTCGACGAGGGTACGATGCGTTCATGGATCACGAGCATGGGCCGCCGCACGAGCATCGAGCGCGTGGCGCATCTGATGTGCGAACTCTATCTTCGGGGGCGTCACATCGGTCTTTCCGACGCACCCCACTTCGCGCTCCCGCTGTCGCAGATCATGCTGGCGGACGCCTTGGGAATGACGCCCGTCCATCTGAACCGGGTGCTGAAGGAGTTGCGATTGCACGGGGCCATGGCGCTCAAACGCGGCAGCCTCTCCATCACCGATCCGGCGAAACTGACACGTATCGCCGGCTTCGACGACAACTACCTCCATCGCCATCTTCGCGGCGCAGGCTGA
- a CDS encoding ATP-binding protein, whose product MVVAGVQLASSLANVASNPSREWLSDRATREIEALSSLFARLAQDDGEICDVECSAMLADVVDGLAAIFGQARHIVCEVNVEPISLSQEKRRALVLIASELIINTLKYAFPSGQGGRISLVFGQDQGRVRLDVRDNGIGHVAHSDTGGGEGSTLIGRLGSILDAEFQTTHGLEAKGWGVVVSMPAAPA is encoded by the coding sequence ATGGTTGTTGCGGGTGTCCAGCTGGCGTCCTCGCTGGCGAATGTGGCGTCGAACCCTTCAAGGGAATGGCTGAGCGACCGCGCGACGCGCGAGATCGAGGCCCTGTCGAGCCTGTTTGCAAGGCTCGCCCAGGACGATGGCGAAATTTGCGACGTCGAATGTTCCGCGATGCTCGCGGACGTTGTCGACGGGCTGGCGGCCATTTTCGGACAAGCCAGGCACATCGTGTGCGAGGTCAATGTGGAGCCGATCAGCCTGTCGCAGGAAAAACGCCGCGCACTGGTCCTGATCGCCAGCGAACTGATCATCAATACGCTCAAATACGCCTTTCCGTCAGGGCAGGGCGGCCGGATCAGTCTTGTCTTCGGCCAGGACCAGGGCCGCGTTCGCCTCGACGTCCGGGACAATGGGATCGGTCATGTCGCCCATTCCGATACTGGCGGCGGCGAAGGCAGCACGCTCATCGGGCGCCTGGGATCGATACTGGATGCCGAGTTCCAGACGACCCATGGCCTGGAAGCGAAAGGATGGGGCGTCGTGGTGAGCATGCCTGCCGCCCCGGCCTGA
- a CDS encoding transposase, translated as MQPHSLFSLAEHLDRLSKDGDPLEVLAGTVEFERFRPLLTRGLGYSDGAKGGRPAFDPVAMFKVLVVQAQHNLSDARMEFMIRDRLSWMRFFGFDLGGAMPDENTIRHYRNRLTESGTLEALMQAFEQQLREAGYLAMGGQIVDATLVPAPKQRNTEDEKAAIKAGKSARQIWRSKPNKAHQKDVDARWTLKIGGKVRYRPDGTPLPQIATPVFGYKSHISIDRRFGFIRKAAVTSAADSDGRQLRRVIDTANTAGDVWADSAYRSQKNETWLARNMLTSRIHRRKPKGKPMPERIARANAAKSAVRAKVEHVFAHQKNRYGLFIRTIGLARAQAKLTLANLAYNFDRLIFHERCAATG; from the coding sequence ATGCAGCCACACAGCCTGTTTTCGCTTGCGGAGCACTTGGACCGGCTGAGCAAGGACGGCGATCCGCTGGAGGTTTTGGCGGGCACGGTTGAGTTTGAACGCTTCCGGCCGCTTCTGACCCGCGGGCTTGGCTATAGCGATGGCGCCAAGGGCGGTCGCCCGGCCTTCGATCCCGTGGCGATGTTCAAAGTGCTGGTGGTTCAGGCGCAGCATAATCTGTCGGATGCGCGCATGGAGTTCATGATCAGAGATCGCCTGAGCTGGATGCGCTTCTTCGGCTTCGACCTTGGCGGCGCGATGCCGGACGAGAACACCATCCGTCACTATCGCAACCGGCTCACCGAGAGCGGCACGCTTGAGGCGTTGATGCAGGCGTTCGAACAGCAACTGCGCGAGGCAGGATACCTGGCGATGGGCGGTCAGATCGTCGATGCCACGCTGGTGCCCGCGCCCAAGCAGCGCAACACCGAGGACGAGAAGGCCGCGATCAAAGCCGGCAAGTCAGCCAGGCAGATCTGGCGCAGCAAGCCGAACAAGGCTCACCAGAAGGATGTCGATGCACGCTGGACGTTGAAGATCGGCGGCAAGGTCCGCTATCGTCCCGACGGCACCCCGCTGCCGCAGATCGCCACACCCGTGTTTGGCTACAAGTCGCATATCAGCATCGACCGGCGCTTCGGCTTTATTCGCAAAGCAGCGGTGACATCGGCCGCCGACAGCGACGGGCGCCAGTTGCGCCGGGTGATCGACACCGCCAACACCGCTGGCGATGTCTGGGCCGACAGCGCCTATCGCAGCCAGAAGAACGAGACATGGCTGGCGCGCAACATGCTCACGAGCCGCATCCATCGCAGAAAGCCCAAGGGCAAACCGATGCCCGAGCGCATCGCGCGCGCCAATGCCGCGAAATCGGCCGTGCGGGCCAAGGTGGAGCACGTCTTTGCGCACCAGAAGAATCGCTATGGTCTATTCATCCGGACCATCGGGCTCGCCAGGGCGCAGGCAAAACTCACGCTGGCTAATCTCGCCTACAACTTCGACCGCCTGATCTTCCATGAGCGATGTGCAGCCACGGGATAG
- the glmS gene encoding glutamine--fructose-6-phosphate transaminase (isomerizing) — MCGIIGIVGTQPVAERLIDGLKRMEYRGYDSAGICTIHDGALIRRRAEGKLANLAREVAARPAAGEVGIAHTRWATHGAPTEANAHPHATPEVALVHNGIIENFRPLREELRGQGRTFESETDSEVVVHLLSLRIEQGMSPEEAVREVLPMLRGAFALAMAFRQAPDMLIGARLGSPLVVGYGDGETYLGSDALALAPLTQDITYLEEGDWVIVTRDGAQIFDADGNPVERPVTKSGASAAAIEKGNYRHFMQKEIFEQPTVVAQTLRSYVRQLERTVALPQIDFDITRINRITIVACGTSFYAGMVAKYWFETFARVPVDIDVASEFRYRDPVLEPGGLALFISQSGETADTLAALRHCKQAGQTIAVVVNVPTSSMAREADLLLPTHAGPEIGVASTKAFTCQLAVLAALAAHFAVKKGRLSAAEERAIVDHLLEAPACLNAALNHDDDIAAMAHLIAPARDVLYMGRGPDYPLALEGALKLKEISYIHAEGYASGEMKHGPIALIDDLVPVVVLAPSGPLFEKTVSNMQEVRARGGKIVLISDAQGIEEAGEGCLATIEMPKVHPLIAPLVYAVPVQLLAYHVAVAKGTDVDQPRNLAKSVTVE, encoded by the coding sequence ATGTGCGGTATTATCGGTATCGTGGGCACGCAGCCCGTAGCGGAGCGCCTGATCGACGGGCTGAAGCGCATGGAATATCGCGGCTATGACAGCGCGGGGATCTGCACGATCCACGACGGCGCGCTGATCCGCCGCCGGGCCGAGGGCAAGCTTGCCAATCTGGCGCGCGAAGTCGCCGCCCGCCCCGCGGCGGGCGAGGTCGGCATCGCGCATACCCGCTGGGCCACCCATGGCGCCCCGACCGAGGCGAATGCCCATCCCCACGCCACGCCGGAAGTGGCGCTGGTGCACAATGGCATCATCGAGAATTTCCGCCCCCTGCGCGAGGAACTGCGCGGGCAGGGCCGCACCTTCGAAAGCGAGACCGACAGCGAGGTCGTGGTCCACCTCCTCTCGCTGCGGATAGAGCAGGGCATGTCGCCCGAAGAAGCGGTGCGCGAAGTGCTGCCGATGCTGCGCGGTGCGTTCGCCCTGGCGATGGCATTTCGCCAGGCGCCCGACATGCTGATCGGCGCGCGGCTCGGCTCGCCCCTGGTGGTGGGCTATGGCGATGGTGAGACCTATCTGGGGTCGGATGCCTTGGCACTGGCGCCGCTGACGCAGGACATCACCTATCTGGAAGAAGGCGACTGGGTCATCGTCACCCGCGATGGCGCGCAGATCTTCGACGCCGATGGCAATCCGGTCGAGCGGCCCGTCACCAAATCGGGCGCCAGCGCGGCAGCGATCGAAAAGGGCAATTACCGCCACTTCATGCAGAAGGAAATTTTCGAGCAGCCGACCGTGGTGGCGCAGACCCTGCGCAGCTATGTCCGCCAGCTTGAACGGACCGTCGCTCTGCCGCAGATCGACTTTGACATTACCCGGATCAACCGCATCACCATCGTCGCATGCGGCACCAGCTTCTATGCCGGAATGGTCGCGAAATATTGGTTCGAGACCTTCGCCCGCGTGCCCGTCGACATCGATGTGGCGTCCGAGTTCCGCTACCGCGATCCAGTGCTGGAACCCGGCGGGCTGGCGCTGTTCATCTCGCAGAGCGGCGAGACGGCCGACACGCTCGCCGCGCTTCGCCATTGCAAGCAGGCGGGTCAGACCATCGCGGTCGTCGTCAACGTGCCGACCAGTTCCATGGCACGCGAGGCGGACCTGCTGCTGCCGACGCATGCCGGGCCGGAGATCGGCGTGGCATCGACCAAGGCGTTCACCTGCCAGCTTGCCGTGCTGGCCGCGCTGGCCGCGCATTTCGCAGTGAAGAAGGGCAGGCTGAGCGCCGCGGAAGAGCGCGCCATCGTCGATCATCTGCTGGAAGCACCGGCATGCCTGAATGCCGCGCTTAACCATGACGATGACATCGCGGCCATGGCGCACCTGATCGCCCCCGCGCGAGACGTGCTCTACATGGGGCGCGGGCCGGACTATCCGCTGGCGCTGGAAGGGGCGCTGAAGCTGAAGGAAATCAGCTATATCCACGCCGAGGGCTATGCGAGCGGCGAGATGAAGCATGGCCCGATCGCGCTGATCGACGATCTGGTGCCGGTGGTGGTGCTTGCCCCTTCGGGGCCGCTGTTCGAAAAGACCGTGTCCAACATGCAGGAAGTGCGCGCCCGCGGCGGCAAGATCGTGCTGATCAGCGACGCGCAAGGCATCGAGGAAGCGGGCGAGGGCTGCCTGGCCACCATCGAGATGCCCAAGGTCCACCCGCTGATCGCGCCTTTGGTCTATGCCGTGCCGGTCCAGTTGCTGGCCTATCACGTCGCCGTCGCAAAGGGCACCGACGTGGACCAGCCGCGCAACCTGGCGAAGTCGGTGACCGTCGAATAG
- the glmU gene encoding bifunctional UDP-N-acetylglucosamine diphosphorylase/glucosamine-1-phosphate N-acetyltransferase GlmU, with protein sequence MKSALHKVLHPIAGRPMIEHLMASAAALNPSRTIVVTGDLREQVERALKGKADFAVQDRQLGTGHAVLQAREALSGHSGDVLILYGDVPFLRSATMQAMQRRLHGDDAPTAVVLGFRPDDTRTYGRIIAGDDGRIARMVEHKDATEEERACTLCNSGVMAVRGEALFALLDRVGNDNAQGEYYLPDIVNLAAADGQACAVVETDEASEVAGINSRAELAEAEAQWQDFRRAEAMADGVTLRAPQTVFFSWDTMLAEDVVVEPNVVFGPGVNVAPNAKIRAFSHLEGASVGEGCEVGPHARLRPGAVLEAGAKVGNFVEVKNSTLGAGAKANHLTYLGDATVGAGANIGAGTITCNYDGYFKHRTEIGERAFIGSNSSLIAPLRVGADAIVAAGSAVTRDVGDGELRLVRGEQLVKPGWADRFHDAMKKKQKEAK encoded by the coding sequence ATGAAAAGCGCGCTGCACAAGGTGCTGCACCCCATCGCCGGCCGGCCGATGATAGAGCATCTGATGGCCAGCGCCGCCGCGCTGAACCCGTCGCGCACCATCGTCGTCACCGGCGATCTGCGCGAACAGGTGGAACGCGCGCTGAAGGGCAAGGCGGATTTCGCGGTGCAGGACCGCCAGCTGGGCACCGGCCACGCGGTGCTGCAGGCGCGCGAGGCGCTTTCGGGCCATTCGGGCGACGTGCTGATCCTGTATGGCGACGTGCCCTTCCTGCGCAGCGCCACGATGCAGGCGATGCAGCGGCGGCTGCACGGCGATGACGCGCCCACCGCGGTGGTGCTGGGCTTCCGGCCCGACGACACAAGGACCTATGGCCGCATCATCGCGGGCGACGATGGCCGCATCGCCAGGATGGTCGAACACAAGGACGCCACCGAGGAAGAGCGCGCCTGCACCTTGTGCAATTCGGGCGTGATGGCCGTCCGGGGGGAGGCTTTGTTTGCGCTGCTCGACCGGGTCGGCAACGACAATGCGCAGGGCGAATATTACCTGCCCGACATCGTCAACCTCGCCGCCGCCGACGGTCAGGCCTGTGCCGTGGTCGAAACCGACGAGGCAAGCGAGGTCGCCGGCATCAACAGCCGCGCCGAACTCGCCGAAGCGGAAGCACAGTGGCAGGATTTCCGCCGGGCCGAGGCGATGGCGGACGGCGTCACCCTGCGCGCGCCGCAGACCGTGTTCTTCAGCTGGGACACCATGCTGGCCGAGGATGTGGTGGTCGAACCCAATGTGGTCTTCGGCCCCGGCGTGAATGTGGCGCCCAATGCAAAGATCCGGGCCTTCAGTCATCTGGAAGGCGCCAGCGTTGGCGAGGGCTGCGAAGTCGGCCCCCATGCCCGCCTGCGCCCCGGCGCAGTGCTTGAAGCGGGCGCCAAGGTCGGCAATTTCGTCGAGGTGAAGAACAGCACTTTGGGCGCGGGGGCCAAGGCCAATCACCTGACCTATCTGGGCGATGCCACGGTGGGTGCGGGCGCGAATATCGGGGCGGGCACGATCACCTGCAACTACGACGGCTATTTCAAGCACCGGACCGAGATCGGGGAGCGCGCCTTCATCGGCTCGAACTCCTCGCTGATCGCCCCGCTTCGGGTCGGCGCCGACGCGATCGTGGCGGCGGGCAGCGCGGTGACCCGCGACGTCGGCGACGGAGAGCTTCGCCTGGTCCGCGGCGAACAGCTGGTAAAGCCAGGCTGGGCAGACCGCTTCCACGACGCGATGAAGAAGAAGCAGAAGGAAGCGAAGTGA